The Athene noctua chromosome 8, bAthNoc1.hap1.1, whole genome shotgun sequence region TCTGCGCACACAGGAGGAGTAACGCAGGGTGTAAAACCAGGAGTTACCCCACTGACAGCAATACTCCCTGTCACAGTCCATTAAACCTAAGCAGGAAAATCACAAGAAGTTTGTTTAAACACAGGATTCTGCCCGTGTGACTATGCTGGCAGCAGTGACCGATCCGGCCTTTCTAAACCCGATGTAATTACATTTGGGTAAAGATGCTTTAGAAAGGTCCAGAGGCACATTTCTACCAGTATAAAACATGATTCATACTAATCTGACCCTGCAATAGCTATTTAGCAAAAAATTGCACCACTACTTCAAACAATCCTGTCCAGGCTGTGCCGGGGCGTAACTGCAGCCTTTCGGCAGAAATTGCACCGAGGGGGTTGAATCTGACACTAAATTTGAATTTTGATAGGAACAGATCTGAAGTGCAAGAGCTCCAGCCGAGCATCACACTGCTGTGTCAGGAGAGCACTGCTGTGCCAACAGCACAGACAAATGAGTGAGCCTGGGATCTCCCCTCCCGTTTCTGCTAATCCAGCAGGGACGGGCAGCGGCCAGGCACCGCTGCCCTAACGCTCTGTGCTTGCTTGGGCAGGGTCCAAGAAGATTTAGACTGCACAGCAACCCCTCTGTTAGAGTTCAGTTTTGGAAACATCACCTGTACACAGGTAAGATTAGCCTCGTTTCTCAAGTTTTAACTTTTTATCGCTCCCACATTtgatttaggaaaaaattctCACTCGTTAACCCAACTAAAAAAGAAGTGTAAGGCCATAGAAAAATATGCTGTAAATTTGAATCATGACTGTCTATTCTAAAAATGGACtgtaatgatgatgatgataataataagaGTAATAATgacaatagtaataataaataataataataatagtaataaagcCACAGGCAGTCTGGCATTCCTGCACTCATGACTGGCCTGACGGAGCTGGGAGCAGGCCCCCAGTCGCTGTCTTGCCAAGGGCTTTGCTGGTGCCCCGTGGCGTGACCGTGACCGTGGGCCGTTCCCCGCAGGCCgtgctcagcctcctcctcacggGCCGAGCGGGCCCGCACGAGCTCGACGGCAGCCGGGAGCAGGGTTCCAGCAGCGGCGCTGGCGATGCCTGGAGGCAGCGGGGCCCAGTGGGCTACCTGTGCTGTGGCGGAGGGCCAGTGGGGTGGCAGGTGAGCGCTGGCTGTCCCCACACCGGCTGTCCCCGCGCCGGCTGTCCGCGTGCCTGGCAGCGAGGCGCCGGGGCACGGCCGCCGTCACCGCGAGGCTTCACCCCTCTCCCCAGGCGAGCCCCGGGCTGAGGACGCCCCGGCTGCCCGTCTGGCTGTGCGGCCTGGCCGGCAGGCACGGCGTCCTCTTTGGCACCGACAGCCAGCTCCTCTCCGACTGGAAAAGGGAGAGAGTCTTCCACCTGCACTTCTACAGCGGGCGGGCGAGAGCAGCCCACCTAACGATAGGTATGCACCCCAGCTCGGGGGGGCGAGAGGAGGGACGGGTGCCCCGCACGGGCCTCGCGTGACTGTGCCCTGCTGCGGCGGGCGGACCGCCAGGTGCTCTGGATTTAATACACATACACAGGCTGTTTGTGCGATCAGCCGTGCACAGAACGTGAGGAGCCTGCTCCAAACAACAGCATAAACCAACACAAACATCAGCCTGGCTTTGAAAGGACCAGCACCGTAACAAGTCCTATaatttcctccctctcctttctctgcGGCACTTGAAGTAAGAAACTTGCAAACACCCCTAAAGGGTAAACCTGCAGGAAAGGAGGTGAATCGAGACTCAGGGCGATGACAGGCAGCGTGGCTGCAGACAAGGATGTGCACGTCTGTTCAGAAAAACAATATGCAAACGTGCCCTGCAGGGAGTCGAGATTTATAGCGCCCGAATTTCCCCAGGGGGACCCACATGGCATGGGGGGCAGCCCCCACCCTCCCGGGGGGGCCGAGTTGGGGTTGCCCTGAGCTCCGTCCTGGAGCATGGCGGGCAGCACACCTGCGGCAACCACTCGGTTCTGCTTTCAACCTTTTCTGAAACTTTTCTGAGggagggttgggggtttttttaactgcgTTTCGTTTTCAGACACTCATTCGCATCCCTGGGAAGAGGCCCACAGCGAGGGCCCAAGCAGCCCCGGGAACAGGCGCCCGCTTGTGGAGATGGCGATCAGGAGCAAGTGGGCAGGCGCCAGCGTCAGCTGGAACGGGACAGAGCCCTTCTTCTGAAACCGGGCCTCCCACTCGCTGCCGACTCCACCAAACTGCCgtctggaggagaaaaaacactTTCACCAATAAAACAGCCCCGGGGGCCTCGAGCAGACGCTGTTCGGGGAGGCGTTGCCCCCACTGGGAAAGCCCGTGCGGGTGGGGAGCGGGTGGCAGCGACGCTGCCCGAGCGTGCAGCTCTCCCAGGTGGTGGGATGCATGTTTCTTCCCTTCCCGGCACGAAAAGGAAAGAGGGAGGCAGTTTGCTTCCCTCCCACGCCAGGCAGAGATTAAGAAACCCAGGTGTCTCTTCAGAGTGCAGTGCAAGTGAAATCAATACTGAGCGTTGACAATATTGTGTGCGTCCAACTTATTTGATCAGCGTGTGCCACTAATTCAGCTGTTTGCAGTAATGTTTCCTCCCAGCTCTCTGACACTGGGACTCCTGCAGCCGGGtctccctcccctcagccacACCTCGAGCGTGACCCCAGCCACGCTGGCTCACGGAGGTACCCGTGTCCCGCGCACCCGCGGGGAAGCACGGCTCGCACACGGGGACCGGGGCAAAAGGAGCTCTCACCAGGTGCTCCCTGCTGTGAATTCTGGGATTTTACTGACTCGGAGCGTGGCCAAGCCCTGGCACGCTGTGGCAGCTCAGCGCACGCGGGCAGGGCGCATCGCTCCTTGCTCACATTAACCACTTCCTACTTCCTTCCTTACAGACATCACCCAAAAAAGACCTGTTAGTCATACCAAAGCGTGTGTTGCTAATGACAACTGTACTGAGAACAATAAACCTTTCTGCAAGTGATCCAGAAGTTTGGTTTAAATGATTtgaatttaaagagaaaaaaaaagaagtggttgTAACCAGCCTGAGATTCACGGAATCATcttggctggaaaagaccttgaagatcatccagtccaaccattaacctcacactgcccGTTCTCAAAAATTCTCAAAGCCTCAGCCTGGCATGGCGAGGAGCCCGCTGGGTAAGGAGCTAACGCGGGCTCTGCACTTGTCATCGCCCCCCTCCTTCCATTTCTGCTCAGCTCAGAGCTCCCCGAGCGCATGGTGGCCCCACTGCAGGGCTGCAGGTCAGCCCGAGCGCTGCCGTCCCCGGGCACCTGCAGCCCCCGTGACACCGTGACAGGGACCCACCACGGGCAGGGCTGGGAGACCCCAATACTGGGGGGGCACTGCCAAGACAGCACCCCCAGTGCTGGCTGTGGAGCTGCCAGCTCAAGCCAGAGCCTGCGGGGTCAGCAGGGGACAAGAGGGTGGAGAGAAGCCCACAAGGTGCTGTGAGACAGCGGTTATTTTACCTGGTGAAGGCCCTTATGCAAATAAAGAACTAATAATGAATGAGGGAAGCTGCACGGGAGACGCTAACGGAGCTCAGCCGCCCAGCACGGCGCGGTATCGCGCGAGGCTACATGTGCCGGGTGACTGCTAACGGGTCACTACGGCGGTACAAGGGCGCGAGGCCTCCCCGAGCCGCCTGGCCCCTCCTCCCGCTCCCGACAAGCCATGGCCGCGGTCGGTGCCACAGAGGggcccagggctgctggggtgTCGGGAGCAGGGTCCCCTGTGCCTTCGGCCGTGGAATCGTGCCCAGGCCGCCCATCTGCCACCCCAGCCCCTGCCGACCCACGGCTCCTCGTCCTGCTCACAAAATGGGGTGCAGCAACGCCCCGACCGCTAAGGACAGGAGGAGGGAGACGCCGGGACTGCCCGAACACGCCCTCGCCGCCTCCCTCGGGCTTTCATCCTCCTGCCCCCACATCTTCAGGTCTTTTTATAACCTTCCCGCAGTGCAGGGCTAAATTTAAGCTGCCGATTTCCTTCAATGAGAACCAAGCCCTTGCTCATTTCTGCGAGGTAACACCACAGTTAtgggtgctttaaaaataagaagcagTAATGACACAATCTGGCTCAAACTTGTCTGAaaacccccacagccccagcaCCTCAAAGCTCTGTCCTCACGACAGGGACAACAGCTACAGATTTTCACTTCTAGTCTGGAAATGCCTTTGTAGAAGATAAATAAACCTTgcaacccccccgcccccatcccACAGATACCCAGGGTGCTCTCATGCCCTGAAACAGAGGAATATTTACAGGGATCAGGGGCTGCCCAGCAAGGAGCAAAAGTAACAAATGCCGACACGCAGCAGTGAAACTCCTGCCACGTTTTGGCACCTTGCAAGAGGCGATCTCAGGGAGGAAACAAGTATTATCAGGGCCTCTGGCAGCTCAAGGACGAGCTGCAGGTTTTTACCAAGAAGGAAGAAAACGGGATCAGCTGCACGAAAAGGCTTTTGAGGCCACACGTGGTCGCTGACGGGTGATGGCTCTGCAGCCCAGAGGAGACAAGCAGAGCTCCTTTCTCTGTTGAGCACCGGTTTCCAAATCATCTCTCCACTGCAAACAATTACTGCCATGGCGCAGACAGTGACCCGCGGCGTGGCAGGcggccaggctgctgctgtcagAGCCGTGCCCTTGCCGGCAGAGGGCCGGCAGCCGGGGGAGGCAGTGGCGGCCTCACCCCGGCCTGGCACTCGCTCGACCCGCTCACACCTGACTGGTGCTTCCCCGTTCACCCCAAGCAGAAGGAATGGACTCTGCTCAGACTATCTTTAAACCAGACACCAACCTTCTAAAAACTATTTTGTTCATTATTTATTTAAGAGAATGCTTTGGGGGTGCTAAAAAAAAGTGGGATAGCCACATTCTGACATTTAGAAAAaactcaaatatatatatatatatatagcttaaataacatattttaaaattaccctGTATTactgaaagcacagaaaaaccacattttatttgtataaacATCCACACCATTCCAGTCTATTTGTGAAAAGGCTCTTATTTTCCCTCTTCCCTACACCACAGAATATCTAATAAACCACAAACCAAGTGAGAGGTCTTCTCCAAGACCACAGGACTATTCTGGCCTTGTTTTCACACCAGGCTGTGGGATCGGGGGGAAACAGACTCAGCACTCCAAGATGGAGACTAGAACCTCGGGGCCTATTAACTCTGATTCTCCAGTCTCAGAAGACACACATACACCTATTGCAAAGTTTCTCAACAGCTTTTACAACTCAGGTTCTCTGTTTTGCTCTGATACAACCTATAGATAAAAAAGATAGAGGGAAATTTCTCAAAATCTTAATAACTAAGTAGCCTGTTTTAGTTTCTATATCCTACAGCCATATAATTTCTAGAGAAAATGATACAAACATCTCAATTATACTGTCTCTGAATCTATTAAAGGTTGGTTTTCCCTGCAGTTAGTTATCAAGAGTTTGGCTTTCAGTTGTGAATTCAGTTTTAACTGGAACCGGTTTGGCAAGCCATCAGTAAAGATTTCAAGCCTAATTTTATTCCAAGATGCCAAAATACTGTCATCCTTTgcgagtgattttttttttctttaaattgctcAGTGCAACTCGCGGATCTTTTCTTAGTGCCGTCTAACTTCCAGGGCTCGTGGAGAGACAGCTGCCACAGGCTTCACCAGCACAACCCCTCGTTCCTAGAAAAATTCAGCAAGAATTCAGGTGCTCACTCCCATTTGTGCTTCTCCAGCGAAGGCTTTCCTGGTGAGCTCCACCCTAGGATCCTGATAATTTGTACCTCATAAAGCTCAAGGCCTCTCCTTACATCCGAATGCACAGGGCATTATTGGGGGATTTCCCAAAATAGCGAAGAAAACAACGTGCAAACCCTCTGTCAGGAGCATGGCACACAAAAggattttttcttgtttcctggCCGGCGCCATCTTGTGCAGTTTAATGGAACTTtatgaacacaagaaaaaaatcagacttcagCTAATAAGGCACCTCAATTTAATGCAAGTTGAGTACAGATAGTACCTTAACTGAGAAGTTTCCAAGGCCTGGAGTCAAGAATGAGTCACACAGCTGAACATCCTAATGGATCTCTGATAATAACACCACTTTAGTGAAGTATTAAAAAAGCTCGATGTGGGTATCTCGGAAGAAAGTATTGCTCGTTTAAGGACAAGAAGCCTCAGAGACAAATTGCAAGGAgaactgtcctggtttcggctaAATAGagctgatttcattttttttcccccttccttcttagtagctagaatagtgccgtgttttggattcagaatgggatttggtatgagaagaatgttgataatgcactgat contains the following coding sequences:
- the MINDY4B gene encoding inactive ubiquitin carboxyl-terminal hydrolase MINDY-4B isoform X2, which produces MAVQAHVIAYLLFVRNTRHTHLERLRRVSGQEQGEALAAALADTLWAAAAAGGGGGRRVVVCLLAAAAHIVPRGDYEADSFTERIQLFEFSEKAAAQEFIFDHINCGPRRFRLHSNPSVRVQFWKHHLYTGRAQPPPHGPSGPARARRQPGAGFQQRRWRCLEAAGPSGLPVLWRRASGVAGEPRAEDAPAARLAVRPGRQARRPLWHRQPAPLRLEKGESLPPALLQRAGESSPPNDRHSFASLGRGPQRGPKQPREQAPACGDGDQEQVGRRQRQLERDRALLLKPGLPLAADSTKLPSGGEKTLSPIKQPRGPRADAVRGGVAPTGKARAGGERVAATLPERAALPGGGMHVSSLPGTKRKEGGSLLPSHARQRLRNPGVSSECSASEINTER